The DNA sequence TTTAGCTTTATAAAATTTTGGGTGTCGTGTTAAATTAAGTTGGACTTCGCATTTGGCATTCATTTACATGGTACACGCACAATTAGAATTGTAATTTTACATATACATAAATGTGTTTTCAGTTTGGGCTCCATGTCTAAGGACAAGCGTGGACACCTAACTCACCTTTGAAGTACTTGACGGTTTTCACCCTGAGCTCCAGGGTGGCATCCTCATCGCACACAAAGATGGTGTGAGGATGCTGCTGGAATGCCGAGACAGTCCACATGTGGTTGACCCCTTCCTCAATGGCCTTGTAGAGGGCAAAGGCTTTGTGTGCACCAGTTATTAAGATCATGACCTGAAATGCATATACAGAATAGCAATCACCTTACTAAAACAGACCATGGCATAGCTAACCAACCTGagcctttttttaaaacccaGTAAAAGTTAACCAGAGATGGACGCCCTTTTATATGAGGCCTGCAATCTGCAACAGTCCATAAATATACTTCACCagtatcatatatatataatttttaattttattttcaaattggcTGAATTTTAGTAATTACATTTTAGAGAATTTGTAACCTGCAAGCCATTGACCATCCTGGTCAAGTATATTGAAGGACTGTTGCAGACCTTCGcacactcagaaaaaaaaaaaaaaaaaaaaaaaaaaaattatatatatatatatatatatatatatatatatatgaataatttatacataaatgtatacatacagtatgatgaGCTTGGGACAAAGGCTTTCTAgacttggctctgtactccactgtcAACTGTCAAACAGCCATATCTGCAGGCTATTTTGTACTTTTCAGCCAACTACTGGTTTTTATTGGGGCAGTCTTTAGCtgaatggttaaggtacatgacttgcttagtctaatcaactgtgagttgcTTTGCTTAATGACATGTAATGCATCTTGCAGtctctgtatttctgtactTCTGCTGACAGTGGACgcagacacatccacacctgccaaccgtatgcatgtactgtacctcTCTGGCATCCATTACTGTTCCGACACCTACAGTTAAGGTCATAGTGGGAACTTTGGACAGGTCATTCCCAAAAAACCTAGCATTGGCAAGGATGGTGTCTTTGGCAAGGGTCTTCACTCGCGTCCTGGAGACCAAGCTGGATCCTGGCTCGTTGAAGGCGATGTGCCCATCAGGACCAATACCTGCCAGCAACAAGATGAAAATAAGGAAGAGAAAGAAGTGAACAGCCATTTGTATTGACCCATTTATGTCCAATATAAATCACTATTTTTTAATACTAAGTATTGGGACATTGTTCAGATCAGGCCAGGCAATCAATGCACTGGAATTAAAATAAAGGCCTTTGGATAGCCTACTGATACTGCGGTGTTCTTATTTTATGGCACAAAAAAACCATATGTACT is a window from the Conger conger chromosome 8, fConCon1.1, whole genome shotgun sequence genome containing:
- the LOC133134934 gene encoding glucosamine-6-phosphate isomerase 2-like isoform X2 codes for the protein MKQLEYKCTSCTEEIHSPSTLLGLPRDHPESYHSYMWSNFFQHIDIDPANTHILDGNAANLEAECAAFEQKIMEAGGIELFVGGIGPDGHIAFNEPGSSLVSRTRVKTLAKDTILANARFFGNDLSKVPTMTLTVGVGTVMDAREVMILITGAHKAFALYKAIEEGVNHMWTVSAFQQHPHTIFVCDEDATLELRVKTVKYFKGLMHVHNKLVDPLHSIKEQKH